The following are encoded together in the Deltaproteobacteria bacterium genome:
- a CDS encoding CoA-binding protein codes for MSTFNNPSDEKIREILATPRTIAVVGCSPDPDRDSHEIAALLKAKGHKVIPVNPTCQEILGERCYASVRDIPVPVDMVDVFRRPEHVGPITDEAIAAKAKILWLQLGVINEPAAQKAQAAGLTVVMDRCPAIEYRRLF; via the coding sequence ATGAGCACATTTAACAATCCATCCGACGAAAAGATTCGCGAGATTCTCGCTACCCCACGTACTATCGCTGTCGTTGGCTGTTCACCTGATCCTGATCGAGACAGCCATGAGATTGCCGCACTCCTGAAAGCCAAAGGCCACAAAGTCATCCCGGTCAACCCGACCTGTCAAGAAATTCTTGGCGAGCGGTGTTACGCGAGCGTTCGCGACATTCCCGTACCAGTGGACATGGTCGACGTTTTTCGCCGACCAGAGCATGTAGGGCCCATCACAGACGAGGCGATTGCCGCGAAAGCGAAAATCCTCTGGCTCCAACTCGGTGTGATCAACGAACCTGCGGCACAGAAAGCCCAGGCTGCAGGATTAACTGTCGTTATGGACCGCTGTCCGGCGATTGAATATCGGCGGCTGTTCTAA
- a CDS encoding IPTL-CTERM sorting domain-containing protein, with the protein MLGGPFLGACVDGETNGQPLLTAIGDDQGIGTGTLGTCLTNDDEDGVVIGPLSIGATNVPVPVTANGVCTLNGWIDWNRDGDWSDAGEQVFAGQALVNGANNLTLNVPNGASVGAAYARFRCTTDATFNGSPQPTGQATDGEVEDYVVTVNATGAVLDYGDAPDPSYPTLAGNNGAAHVLSSAGPRLGVCVDGEANGQPNAAANGDDTTAGSTVFGTCAASDDEDGVIINSSAPFAPGATNVPVSVTASTPCTLNAWIDWNRDGDWLDEGEQVFSDQALTAGANALSMTIPGTASSGTTYARFRCTTDATFNASAAPTGVASNGEVEDYVVLVLPSGAVLDWGDAPDPTYPTLATNNGAAHIVTGPYLGTCVDSEANGQPNSSAASDDTASGGSVVGTCANNDDEDGVSFGTIVQGASGNSITVTASAPCILSGWIDWNQDGDWQDAGEQVVSGQTLTAGSNSLTVSSPTAALSGTTYARFRCTTDAAFNASPQPTGIATNGEVEDYAVVVSSAYSLGNRVWLDNGAGGGVQNDGMQNGSEPGLANVVVGLYADANSDRQPDSTTPVLPVQSTDGNGHYLFITVQEGKYVVRIESANFTAGGVLASLVSSTGAIDSASNSQDRKDNGVDNASPQTQGIVSGTVMVGPGANAPTGETDIGTLGTGGKTDDRSNLTVDFGFVPGGTPTGVVDLAVTKAGPPAIAVGIPFNYTVTVHNLGTAPATNVVLTETLGGALQVLDVRIGRITSCAVANPVVCNLGTIPVGGTITVIVQAQASSIGTFPCSAVINASEVETVIANNVSDVTVQVVEQTSGPVTPPDDSPIAAIPTLSEWGLPILATLLAALSWRRLRQSR; encoded by the coding sequence GTGCTCGGTGGTCCATTCTTGGGCGCTTGTGTTGACGGCGAGACCAATGGTCAGCCGCTGTTGACCGCGATTGGCGATGATCAGGGCATTGGCACTGGGACGCTCGGTACCTGTCTGACGAATGATGATGAAGACGGCGTGGTGATCGGGCCGCTCAGCATTGGCGCGACGAATGTACCGGTACCGGTAACCGCCAATGGCGTGTGTACGTTGAACGGCTGGATTGATTGGAATCGCGATGGGGATTGGAGTGATGCTGGTGAGCAGGTGTTTGCCGGACAAGCCTTAGTCAATGGCGCGAACAATCTGACCCTAAACGTTCCCAATGGCGCCAGTGTTGGAGCGGCATATGCACGTTTCCGTTGTACTACGGACGCGACGTTTAATGGAAGTCCGCAACCGACGGGCCAAGCAACAGATGGCGAAGTCGAAGACTACGTTGTGACGGTCAATGCGACCGGCGCCGTTCTCGACTACGGTGATGCCCCCGATCCGAGTTATCCGACACTCGCGGGTAACAATGGGGCGGCTCATGTTCTGAGCAGTGCTGGCCCGCGGTTAGGGGTGTGTGTCGATGGCGAAGCCAACGGTCAGCCCAATGCGGCAGCCAACGGCGACGACACTACGGCAGGCAGCACGGTCTTTGGTACATGTGCTGCGAGCGATGACGAAGATGGCGTGATAATCAATAGCAGTGCCCCATTTGCTCCTGGCGCGACTAACGTTCCTGTGAGTGTCACGGCCAGTACACCGTGTACATTGAATGCCTGGATCGATTGGAACCGCGATGGGGATTGGCTCGACGAGGGTGAGCAGGTCTTCAGCGATCAAGCGCTCACTGCCGGAGCTAACGCCTTGAGTATGACTATCCCTGGTACGGCAAGCAGCGGAACGACCTATGCCCGCTTCCGCTGCACGACGGATGCGACGTTCAATGCCAGCGCAGCACCGACTGGCGTGGCTAGCAACGGTGAAGTGGAAGACTACGTTGTCCTAGTATTGCCCAGCGGTGCCGTCTTGGATTGGGGCGATGCGCCTGATCCGACGTATCCAACGTTAGCGACAAACAACGGCGCTGCTCATATTGTGACTGGTCCTTACCTCGGTACTTGTGTGGACAGCGAGGCGAACGGCCAGCCCAATAGTAGTGCTGCCAGCGATGACACCGCATCTGGTGGTTCGGTTGTCGGAACGTGTGCCAATAATGACGATGAGGATGGTGTATCATTTGGCACTATTGTCCAAGGAGCCAGTGGCAACAGCATTACCGTCACAGCCAGTGCGCCGTGTATATTGAGTGGCTGGATCGACTGGAACCAGGATGGTGACTGGCAGGATGCAGGCGAGCAGGTCGTCAGTGGACAGACACTCACCGCTGGCTCGAACTCGCTTACTGTGAGTTCGCCGACTGCTGCATTGAGTGGCACCACGTATGCGCGGTTCCGTTGTACGACCGACGCAGCCTTTAACGCGAGTCCGCAGCCGACGGGCATCGCGACCAACGGTGAAGTGGAAGACTATGCGGTGGTTGTCAGCAGCGCCTATAGCCTTGGCAACCGAGTGTGGCTTGATAACGGCGCTGGTGGTGGCGTACAAAATGACGGTATGCAGAACGGGAGTGAACCCGGTCTCGCTAATGTCGTTGTGGGTCTCTACGCAGATGCCAACAGCGACAGGCAACCAGATAGTACTACACCGGTCTTGCCGGTACAGAGCACGGACGGCAATGGGCACTATCTGTTTATTACCGTCCAAGAAGGGAAGTATGTCGTCCGGATTGAGTCGGCAAACTTCACGGCTGGCGGGGTGCTTGCGAGCCTTGTGAGTAGCACTGGAGCGATCGATAGCGCGTCAAACAGCCAGGATCGCAAAGATAATGGCGTTGATAACGCAAGTCCGCAAACGCAGGGCATTGTGAGTGGAACCGTGATGGTAGGCCCGGGAGCCAATGCTCCAACCGGCGAGACCGACATCGGCACCTTAGGCACTGGAGGAAAGACAGATGACCGATCAAATCTGACGGTGGACTTCGGCTTCGTTCCGGGTGGAACTCCGACTGGCGTAGTTGACCTGGCGGTGACCAAAGCCGGACCTCCAGCTATAGCCGTCGGCATACCGTTTAATTATACGGTTACGGTTCATAACCTGGGCACAGCTCCAGCGACCAATGTCGTTCTTACGGAGACCCTAGGTGGAGCGCTCCAAGTCCTCGATGTGCGGATCGGGCGAATCACGAGTTGTGCAGTGGCAAACCCTGTCGTGTGTAATCTCGGGACGATCCCGGTTGGAGGGACGATAACGGTGATTGTGCAAGCTCAGGCCAGTAGTATCGGAACGTTTCCCTGCTCGGCTGTAATCAATGCGAGTGAGGTCGAGACAGTGATTGCCAATAACGTCAGTGATGTCACCGTGCAGGTAGTCGAGCAGACGAGTGGACCAGTAACGCCACCTGATGATTCGCCGATCGCGGCGATTCCGACTCTCAGTGAGTGGGGGTTGCCGATCTTGGCGACTCTGCTTGCCGCACTGAGTTGGAGGCGATTGCGACAAAGTCGCTAG
- a CDS encoding NUDIX hydrolase: MAHYPKDIKSWQRLESETVYTCRIFSLRKDRNRSPRDGREHDFFVLESGDWVNIIPITSDNQVVLIHQHRHGINDITLEIPGGMVDAEDPSPLHAARREMQEETGYDSDDVISLGAIHPNPAIQENRCHTFLARNVEKRFETHFDTTEETEVILVPMVQIPDLVRQGRITHSLVVTAFYWYDLLLRNS, from the coding sequence ATGGCCCACTACCCGAAAGACATTAAGTCCTGGCAGCGCCTCGAATCTGAAACGGTCTATACGTGTCGCATCTTCTCGTTGCGCAAAGATCGCAACCGTTCGCCCCGCGATGGACGTGAGCATGATTTTTTCGTGTTGGAAAGTGGCGATTGGGTGAACATTATTCCCATCACGTCAGATAATCAGGTCGTATTAATCCACCAGCACCGACACGGCATTAACGACATTACCCTCGAAATTCCCGGTGGCATGGTCGACGCCGAAGATCCTTCACCGCTCCATGCTGCTCGCCGTGAGATGCAAGAGGAAACTGGCTATGATTCCGACGACGTGATTTCCCTCGGCGCGATCCACCCGAATCCTGCGATTCAAGAGAATCGCTGCCACACCTTTCTTGCACGCAACGTCGAGAAACGCTTCGAGACCCACTTCGATACCACCGAAGAGACCGAAGTGATTTTGGTTCCAATGGTGCAGATCCCTGACCTCGTCCGTCAAGGCCGCATCACTCACTCACTCGTGGTGACGGCTTTTTATTGGTACGACCTGCTGTTGCGCAATTCATAG